The genome window GACGGCCCTTAAGGGCCTGCGCGGAACGACCGCTCCCTACGGCCAGTTCGAGAACCCCTTCGACATAGCCGACCTCGCTGTCTCCGCCGGAGCCAACTACGTGGCAAGGTGGAGCGTCTTCAACTACCTCCAGGGAATCAACAGCATAAAGAAGGCCCTTCAGAAGGAGGGCTTTACTCTGGTCGAGTTCCTCTCTCCGTGCCCGATAAGCTTCGGAAGGAGGAACAGAATGAAGACCGCTCCGGAACTGCTCCGCTGGTACCAGAAGATAACCGTCCCGCTGGCGAAGGCGAAGAAGATGTCGCCAGAGGAGCTTGAGGGTAAGATAGTCATAGGAGAATTCGCCGACAGGGACAGACCGGGGCTCGTGAGGGAGTACGAGGCGTACAAGAGGCGCGCCAAGAAGATGATGGGGTGGGAAGAATGAGGAAGGAGATACTCTTCAGCGGCTTCGGCGGTCAGGGAGTTATCCTGGCGAGCGTTATCCTCGGAAGGGCCGCGGCCGTCTACGAGAACCTCTACGCGGTGCAGACCCAGGCTTACGGCCCTGAGTCCAGGGGTGGAGCGAGCAAGGCGGAGGTCGTCATAAGCGACGAGCCCATAGACTACCCCAAGACCCTCAAGCCGGACTGTGCGGTTTTCTTCTCCCAGGAGGCCTACAACAAGTACCTCCACACGGTAAAGGAGGGCGCGAGAATCATTGTTGAGGAGGAGCTCGTCCCACACCGCAACCTGGAGTTCGAGAAGAAGCTCAACGTCATAGCGCTTCCGCTCACCAAAATAGCCGAGGAAACCACCGGCCTGAGCCTCACGATGAACATCCTCACCCTGGGAATCCTGACGGCCTGGACCGGTGTCGTGAGCAGGGAGGCTATAGAAAAGGCCGTTCTGGATGCGGTCCCCAAGGGCACCGAGGAGATAAACCTCAGGGCACTTCACAAGGGCTTCGAGCTTGGGGAGAAGGCAGGGGCTGGAGACCCCTGACCCCTTTCTTTCCCAAAAACTTATCAACCCGCGCCCCCATTTCTTACCATGCTCATCAACGAGACCAAAGAGCGGACGTGGCACGGGCCCGTAAAGCTTGCCGACAGCTTTTTCAAGCGCTTTAGGGGGCTGATGCTGGTAAGGCACGTCAACCACGCCCTCGTCTTCGTCCTCCCTACCGAGACCAGGGCCAATGCCTCAATACACATGTTCTTCATGCTGAGCGATATAGACGTGATCTGGCTCGATTCGACGAGGCGCGTTGTCGATTTCAAAACCGCCAGGAAGTGGCGCCTCTACACCCCCAGAAAGCCGGCCAAATACATAATCGAGGGGCCCGTTGGAATTATAAAAACGCTCGACGTCGAGGAAGGCGACCTCATAAGCTGGAGCCCGAGCGAGGAGAAGGAGCGTACCGTCCCGGTGAAGGTGTCCCTTCCAGATGGCTTCTCCTTTGACAAGGGTACCAACGGGATGGCCTTCACGGAGAGTGTGCGGGAAGTGAAGGCAAGAGAGCATTAAACGTACACAACCTCCCGCATCACGTGCCTGACTATCCTGGGTTTCAATGCGGACTTGAGGACGAGGTCAACCCTGACACCGAGGAGTTCCTCAGGGTACTCCTCAAGCTCTATGAACCTGAGGAAGGATGGGACCTCACAGAAGTCGACCAGAATGTCGATGTCGCTCGTTTCTTTATCTAATCTCAGCCCTCAAAGCGGTCTGTTCCCTACGCAGGTTCTCTGTGCTCAGAGGGGATTTAACCCTCTCCCCAGAAATCCCCTGGGAGGAGGCGGATTATTTCCCCCACGCCCGCGAAGTCCTCGTCGAGGGTGGCTAAACTATCGCAGTTGTACTCTAAGGCAGTGGCCAGAATTCTTGCATCGTGGGGAAGGAGAGAATAGTCGCGAACGAGGGTGGCAACCGTCAGCCAGTCCCTTGAGTCTGAAACCAGGAGAACATCCTTTGCATCCAGAAGCGCCAGGATGTCCGAGATAACATCAGAAGCTCTGTTCCTGAACTCCTCGTCATCCTTGAGGAGCTTTTTGACCCCCCACACCGACCTCGCACCGTACTCCTTCTCCCCCAGCCTCCTGATGAGGACGTAAAACAGCTCATCAACGACGGTATCAGATGTCAGCTTTCCTTCCTTTGCTTCGAGTATCTCAACGGCGTAATGGGTGAGGCTCGTCTCTACCAGGTAGTTGTATAGAACGCTGGAGTCTATGAAAATCACCGCTCGTACACCTCGGCCCGGTATCTCTTGAACTCCTCGGCGTTCCCTTTTCCGAGCATTCCCGGTCGAACATCTTTTTTCTTGTTCTCAATGAGTTTCCTGAGCTCGAGGGCTTCTTTAAGGAGATGAGAGTACAGTTCCAGCGCCCGCTGATAGGTAACCTCAGACATGATATCACCGGTAATAGCTCTTACAAGGTGGATAAAAACGTTTCTCAGAACTCAAACTCTACCCCGTTCTCCTCGCCCTCCCAGAGGATTACTCTTTTGAGCCTGACGCCCTCTGGCAGTTTTTTCTCCACCTCTTCCGCAATCCACAGGGCCACGTTTTCGGTCGTCGGGTTTTCGAAGAGAGCGTTTAAGTTCCTGTGGTCGAGTTTCCCAATGATTTCATTCACGATTCTCCTCAGCTCGAGGAAGTCCATCACGTAGCCGTTCTCCAGTGGACCTTCGACTGCCACCTCAAGCCTGAAGGTGTGGCCGTGTATCTCCTCGGGATTCCCGTTGATGATAACTGCATGGGCAGCTTCAAATTTGAAGCGCTCGATGATTCTGGCTCTCATGATACCCACCACAGGTCTTGGATGCTATTCAAACTAAAACCTTTGGTCCAGTGTTATGCATAACTCAACATATTTTGGCCATTTAAAAATAACCCACCGTAATGTTTAAAACCCGCAGGTCTTATAAGGCCCTAAACCCATTGCCGGGACGGTGGTTAAAATGGTCAGGTACATGGTAACGTCCGCTCTTCCTTACGCTAACGGCCCCATTCACGCGGGACACCTGGCGGGGGCTTACCTCCCTGCGGACATCTTCGTGCGCTACCTGAGGCTCAAGGGAGAGGAAGTGCTCTTCGTCTGTGGAACCGATGAACACGGAACCCCCATAACCTTCCGCGCGCTCAAGGAGAACCGGAGCGCCAGGGAAATCGTTGACGAGTTCCACGAGCACATAAAGACGACCTTTGAGAGGGCCAAGATAAGCTTCGACTACTTCGGCAGGACCGAGTTACCTGTCCACTACCGGGTAAGCCAGGAGTTCTTCCTCAAGGCGCTTGAGAACGGCCATCTCGTCAAGAAGGTCACCAAGCAGGCATACTGCGAGCACGACAGGATGTTCCTACCGGACAGGTTTGTGATAGGGACCTGCCCCTACTGCGGCGCCGAGAACCAGCGCGGCGACCAGTGTGAGGTCTGCGGCCACCCGCTGACTCCTGAGATACTCATAAACCCGCGCTGCAACCTGTGCGGCAATCCAATCACCACAAAAGACTCCGCCCATTACTACATCCGGATGCAGGACTTCGAAGAGAGGCTGAAGGAGTGGGTTCTCAGCCAGGAGCACTGGAAGCCGAACGTCAGGAACACCGTTCTCGGCTGGATCAACGAGGGCCTGGAAGAGAGGGCCATGACGAGGGACCTCAACTGGGGAATACCCGTCCCCCTCGACGACGAGGACGTTAAAGGAAAGGTGCTCTACGTCTGGTTCGAGGCACCCATAGGCTACATCTCGATCACAATCGAGCACCTGAAGCAGGAGGGAAGAGAGAACGAGTGGAAGAAGTTCTGGCTCAACCTCGACGGCGAGACCAGGGTAATCCACTTCATCGGTAAGGACAACGTGCCCTTCCACGCGATATTCTGGCCCTCCTTCCTGATGGCCTACGGGAAGTATAGAGATGAGGAAGTCGAGGCCGAGTGGAACCTGCCCCACGACATCCCGGCCAACGAGTACCTCAACCTTGAGGGCAAGAAGTTCTCGACGAGCAGGAACTGGGCCATATGGGTTCACGAGTTCCTCGACGCCTTCCCGGCCGACTACCTGCGCTACTACCTCACCGCCATAATGCCCGAAACTCGCGACAGCGACTTCAGCTTCGCCGACTTCAAGAGCAAGATAAACGAGGAGCTCGTCAACAACCTCGGCAACTTCGTTCACAGGGCGATGACCTTTGCCAACCGCTACTTCGATGGAACTGTGCCGGAGAGAGGCGAGCTGGACGACCTCGACAGGGGGGCCTTCGAGGAGATTGAGAAGGCATTTGAGGAGACCGGAAAGCTGATAGCCCAGTACAGGTTCAAGGACGCCCTCAAGAGGGTTATGGAACTCGCCATCTTTGGCAACCGCTACTTCGACTACCAGAAGCCGTGGAAGACCGCCAAAACCGACCGCGTAAGGACGGCAACCACAGTGAACATATCCCTCCAGATAGTCAAGGCCCTCGGAATCCTCCTTGAACCATTCCTGCCGGACGCGAGCGAGAAGATATGGCACCTCCTCAACCTTGAGGAGCTCAAGCGCTGGGAGTTCACCGAGATTCCAGCCGGACACCGCGTTAGAAAGGCCAGCCCAATGTTCAAGAAGGTGACCGACGATGACATCATCTACTTCATCGTGAACTACATAGCACGGGGCAATCCCAAGAGCGCCAGGCTGCTCCTTGACAAATACTACAAGCGGGACGATGTAGTGAAGGTTGCATTCGAGCGCTTTGGAGATGCCAAACGGGAAGAGGCGATGGCAATCCTTAAGAGCATCTACGGGGATGAAATCGGGCCTAAAACTGAAAAGTCCGGAAAAGCTTCGAAGAAGGAGGAGGCGAAGAAAAAGGAGAAAGGTGGTGGAAGCATGGAGTACATAAGCTTTGACGACTTCCTGAAGCTTGATCTGAGGGTCGGGAAGATAATCGAGGTCAGCGACCACCCCAACGCCGACAGGCTCTACGTGGTCAAGGTTGACCTTGGGGACGAAGTCAGGCAGCTCGTTGCCGGGCTGAAGAAGTACTACAAGCCGGAAGAGCTGCTCAACCACTACGTCGTCATCATAGCAAACCTCGAACCCAAGAAGCTTCGCGGCGTTGAGAGCCAGGGAATGCTTCTGGCAGCCGACGACGGCGAAAACGTCGCCCTGCTGATGCCGGATAAAGAAATAAAGCCGGGTGCAAGAATAGGGTGAGGGCTCAAAGTTTGAGCTCCACCCAGTTCTCCCTCTTCTTCTTGTAGACCCTCACCAAGCCCTGCTTCTCAAGGCGCTGGAACATCCTCCAGGCGGTTGTCTTTGGAATCCCAAGCATCTCCCGGACTTCGGCCTGTTTGGCCCTGCCGCCCCTGTCGAACAGGTAGAGCAGCGCATTCTCCTCGTCCTTCGTCAGTTCGTACTCCTTGAGGCGTCTCTCGAAGTCCTCCCTGCTGATGCCGGGGGTCCTTTCCTCTTTTCCCCCGCGCTTCATGTAGGCAAAGCCCCCACCGGCGGCAAGTGCGAGGAGGACCAGGATACCGACCACCGTCCAGTTCGTGGAGCCCTCATCAGGAGCACTCGGAGTCGAGGATGGAGAGCCCGGATTGGAGGGCACCGTTGAGTTGGAAAGTTCAGTGGTCGTTCCCGATGTGGGCGGGACTGTTGGAACATTGGTTCCCGTTGGTTGGTATTCAAGGACATAGGAAACCGTCTGGTTTCCGGGGGGCATTAGTATAGAGTTTCCATCTATCTCAAGGGGTATGTCGGTGAGGTCAACTATGACAGCGTTATCTGGAAACGTGATCTTAACGGGGACGGTTGAGTTGAAACGAATACTCCATATGGCGCCATTTTTTGCGGTCAGGTCGGGAGTGTAATAGGCTATTCTAACGCCCGTGGCGTTTTCAAAGTACACGGTAAGAGTGGAGCCGTTTATCTCATACGGCAGGGGTTTTCCGTTCTCATCGATAACGGTCAGCCCCTCAACGTTGGTAGCGAGGAGCGGGACGGAAAAGCTGACCGTGTAGTTCTCGGGAACGATGACCGCGACTACCTTAACGTACCCGTCGGAATAGACCGTGAGGCCCAGGGACTCGACGGAGTACTGCCCGCTTACGAGGGGCAGGGCCATGAGCGCAATTACGAGCACCATCACTGCTTTGCTCCTCATCCCAGCACCTCCGGAAGTTAAGAGATCCCCCTTAAAAAATATTAGAATGAGGGGCTCACTCGTCATCCTCCGACTCGTCTTTCTCGTCTTTACCGTCGTGCTCCCTGTCCTCGTTGTCATTCTCAGAGTCCTCATGCTGGCCGTTGTCGTCATCGTGGGAATCCTGCTCCTCGTAGTCCCCATCCTGGTCATCTTCGCTCTCGTCGTCGGTATATTCGTCCCCGTGCTCGTCTTTCTCCTTGTGGTCATCCTCGTATTCGTCCTCGCCATCCTTTTCATCCTTGTGCTCTTCTTTCTCTTCCCTCTCCTCCTTTTCATGCTCTTCGCGCTCCTCGTGCTCCTTCTCCTCCCTGTACTCCTTCTCTATCTCTTTGGTGTCCTCGATTATCTCCTTCAGCTCCTCGTTGATGTCGTGGAGCATGTCGAGAGCTTCTTCGTACTGGCCGCTCTCGACAAGGGCGTTGAATCCCTCGTACATCGTCTGGAGCTCCATCAGGTTCTCCTGGAGGTATGTGACATTTATCGTGGAGTTCTGAAGCATGGCCATTAGCTCCTGC of Thermococcus sp. JdF3 contains these proteins:
- a CDS encoding 2-oxoacid:ferredoxin oxidoreductase subunit beta, with the protein product MYLKSAYEIRDKYLRKDMLPTIFCPGCGIGSALQYTLRAIDDLGLNPDEIVWVSGIGCSSRVPGFVNFDGLHTTHGRALAFATGIKLANPDLKIIAFMGDGDAAAIGGNHFIHAIRRNLDVTVILINNFTYGMTGGQVAPTALKGLRGTTAPYGQFENPFDIADLAVSAGANYVARWSVFNYLQGINSIKKALQKEGFTLVEFLSPCPISFGRRNRMKTAPELLRWYQKITVPLAKAKKMSPEELEGKIVIGEFADRDRPGLVREYEAYKRRAKKMMGWEE
- a CDS encoding 2-oxoacid:ferredoxin oxidoreductase subunit gamma; the encoded protein is MRKEILFSGFGGQGVILASVILGRAAAVYENLYAVQTQAYGPESRGGASKAEVVISDEPIDYPKTLKPDCAVFFSQEAYNKYLHTVKEGARIIVEEELVPHRNLEFEKKLNVIALPLTKIAEETTGLSLTMNILTLGILTAWTGVVSREAIEKAVLDAVPKGTEEINLRALHKGFELGEKAGAGDP
- a CDS encoding DUF192 domain-containing protein, with amino-acid sequence MLINETKERTWHGPVKLADSFFKRFRGLMLVRHVNHALVFVLPTETRANASIHMFFMLSDIDVIWLDSTRRVVDFKTARKWRLYTPRKPAKYIIEGPVGIIKTLDVEEGDLISWSPSEEKERTVPVKVSLPDGFSFDKGTNGMAFTESVREVKAREH
- a CDS encoding nucleotidyltransferase domain-containing protein, whose product is MRLDKETSDIDILVDFCEVPSFLRFIELEEYPEELLGVRVDLVLKSALKPRIVRHVMREVVYV
- a CDS encoding PIN domain-containing protein; the encoded protein is MIFIDSSVLYNYLVETSLTHYAVEILEAKEGKLTSDTVVDELFYVLIRRLGEKEYGARSVWGVKKLLKDDEEFRNRASDVISDILALLDAKDVLLVSDSRDWLTVATLVRDYSLLPHDARILATALEYNCDSLATLDEDFAGVGEIIRLLPGDFWGEG
- a CDS encoding 6-carboxytetrahydropterin synthase; amino-acid sequence: MRARIIERFKFEAAHAVIINGNPEEIHGHTFRLEVAVEGPLENGYVMDFLELRRIVNEIIGKLDHRNLNALFENPTTENVALWIAEEVEKKLPEGVRLKRVILWEGEENGVEFEF
- the metG gene encoding methionine--tRNA ligase, whose protein sequence is MVRYMVTSALPYANGPIHAGHLAGAYLPADIFVRYLRLKGEEVLFVCGTDEHGTPITFRALKENRSAREIVDEFHEHIKTTFERAKISFDYFGRTELPVHYRVSQEFFLKALENGHLVKKVTKQAYCEHDRMFLPDRFVIGTCPYCGAENQRGDQCEVCGHPLTPEILINPRCNLCGNPITTKDSAHYYIRMQDFEERLKEWVLSQEHWKPNVRNTVLGWINEGLEERAMTRDLNWGIPVPLDDEDVKGKVLYVWFEAPIGYISITIEHLKQEGRENEWKKFWLNLDGETRVIHFIGKDNVPFHAIFWPSFLMAYGKYRDEEVEAEWNLPHDIPANEYLNLEGKKFSTSRNWAIWVHEFLDAFPADYLRYYLTAIMPETRDSDFSFADFKSKINEELVNNLGNFVHRAMTFANRYFDGTVPERGELDDLDRGAFEEIEKAFEETGKLIAQYRFKDALKRVMELAIFGNRYFDYQKPWKTAKTDRVRTATTVNISLQIVKALGILLEPFLPDASEKIWHLLNLEELKRWEFTEIPAGHRVRKASPMFKKVTDDDIIYFIVNYIARGNPKSARLLLDKYYKRDDVVKVAFERFGDAKREEAMAILKSIYGDEIGPKTEKSGKASKKEEAKKKEKGGGSMEYISFDDFLKLDLRVGKIIEVSDHPNADRLYVVKVDLGDEVRQLVAGLKKYYKPEELLNHYVVIIANLEPKKLRGVESQGMLLAADDGENVALLMPDKEIKPGARIG
- a CDS encoding helix-turn-helix domain-containing protein, translated to MRSKAVMVLVIALMALPLVSGQYSVESLGLTVYSDGYVKVVAVIVPENYTVSFSVPLLATNVEGLTVIDENGKPLPYEINGSTLTVYFENATGVRIAYYTPDLTAKNGAIWSIRFNSTVPVKITFPDNAVIVDLTDIPLEIDGNSILMPPGNQTVSYVLEYQPTGTNVPTVPPTSGTTTELSNSTVPSNPGSPSSTPSAPDEGSTNWTVVGILVLLALAAGGGFAYMKRGGKEERTPGISREDFERRLKEYELTKDEENALLYLFDRGGRAKQAEVREMLGIPKTTAWRMFQRLEKQGLVRVYKKKRENWVELKL